One Nitrososphaerales archaeon genomic window carries:
- the dnaG gene encoding DNA primase DnaG, with protein sequence MPESLPKYLIRLKFEIDGIVERPDIIGAIFGQSEGLFGPELDLNELQRTWKVGRIEINLKSTDGKTYGEVLVPVSTDISTAALIAATIESVERVGPYSARFHLTSIDDVRAVKKKAIIERAKAIVKEWTSKTISESEEALRSIAESVKRGNLITYGKEELPAGSGVYTSDTVFLVEGRADVINLLRAGIENVIALNGARIPESIIKLSKEKKLIAFLDGDRGGDLILKELTQTIPIKGVIRAPPGREVEDLTPMEILELIKGGIQAEPQPAEAKLPLTTYELEKIKELYPQLNGTLEAVILDKELNELSRIPINELITKLESIQGAKYLIFDGIVTQRLIDACEKAGLETIVGHRIGEVTRRPHELNILTFQQLNLK encoded by the coding sequence ATGCCAGAAAGTTTACCGAAGTACCTTATAAGGTTAAAATTTGAAATAGATGGCATAGTCGAAAGGCCAGATATCATAGGGGCGATATTCGGACAGAGTGAAGGATTATTCGGTCCAGAGTTAGATCTGAACGAGCTTCAGAGGACATGGAAGGTCGGTAGGATAGAGATCAACCTAAAGTCTACAGATGGGAAGACTTACGGAGAGGTACTAGTCCCCGTATCTACCGATATATCCACAGCTGCACTTATCGCTGCAACGATAGAGAGTGTGGAGAGGGTCGGGCCGTATTCAGCCCGCTTCCATCTCACATCCATCGATGATGTACGTGCCGTAAAGAAGAAAGCTATTATAGAGCGGGCGAAGGCGATCGTGAAGGAATGGACTTCAAAGACCATAAGTGAGAGTGAAGAGGCTTTAAGGTCCATAGCAGAATCGGTGAAGAGGGGTAACTTAATTACATACGGTAAGGAGGAGCTACCGGCCGGTTCTGGAGTATACACTTCCGATACAGTCTTCCTCGTAGAGGGCCGGGCCGATGTGATCAACCTTTTAAGGGCTGGTATTGAGAATGTGATAGCCTTGAACGGTGCCAGAATCCCTGAGTCCATCATCAAACTATCAAAAGAGAAGAAGTTGATCGCATTTCTCGATGGAGATCGAGGTGGCGATCTCATATTAAAGGAGCTCACCCAGACGATCCCCATCAAAGGGGTAATTAGAGCCCCTCCGGGTAGAGAGGTCGAAGATCTTACGCCCATGGAGATCTTAGAGTTGATCAAGGGTGGAATTCAGGCCGAACCTCAGCCTGCGGAAGCGAAACTACCTTTAACTACATATGAGTTGGAAAAGATAAAAGAGCTTTACCCACAACTCAATGGGACTTTAGAGGCGGTGATACTCGATAAAGAGCTCAATGAGTTATCACGCATTCCTATAAATGAATTGATCACAAAACTCGAATCTATACAAGGGGCGAAGTATTTGATCTTCGATGGTATAGTTACTCAGAGGTTGATCGATGCTTGTGAGAAGGCCGGTCTAGAAACGATCGTAGGCCATAGAATCGGAGAAGTTACCCGAAGGCCTCATGAATTGAATATACTTACCTTTCAACAATTGAATTTAAAGTAA
- a CDS encoding toprim domain-containing protein produces MVLKHYKFDDELICNLRSFVKKLNDECSNGALVVVEGQKDVMALASLGFRGDVFTVCQNGRLVELTEVAEKYRKTILLLDFDAKGRALTKKIATLLSEKRRVVDLFFRRMLLSTTKGRVRKVEELINFREYFELHPKLE; encoded by the coding sequence ATGGTATTAAAACATTACAAGTTCGATGATGAACTGATCTGTAATCTACGATCGTTCGTCAAGAAACTCAATGATGAGTGTAGCAATGGTGCATTGGTGGTCGTCGAAGGCCAAAAGGATGTGATGGCCCTTGCTTCATTAGGCTTTCGTGGAGATGTTTTCACAGTCTGCCAAAATGGGAGATTGGTGGAGTTGACCGAAGTTGCAGAAAAGTATCGAAAAACGATCCTCCTCTTAGACTTTGATGCAAAAGGTCGAGCATTGACGAAGAAGATAGCGACACTCTTGAGTGAAAAGAGGAGGGTAGTAGACTTATTCTTCAGAAGAATGTTATTATCGACTACGAAAGGTAGAGTGAGGAAGGTTGAGGAGCTTATAAACTTTCGAGAGTATTTTGAACTTCATCCAAAGCTTGAATGA
- the pheT gene encoding phenylalanine--tRNA ligase subunit beta, with product MVKECAHVPIVTIYYNRIQKLLKQNVPIDRVIEALPYLGLDLEEKGEDYVKVEYNPNRPDFSTDYGIARALNGLFGFEKGAPIYDVEYEGIKVFVDDSVKGIRPYIVSLVVKGLSLDDETIRQMITMQEDLHAGIGRKRRKVSIGIHNLDVIHPPLTYTTVPPDFRFVPLNHTKPMSMEEVLRETDVGREYGGIVAGFDRYPIIIDARGEVLSFPPIINGELTRVTTFTKNLLIDITGTDLKAMENSLAILAATFHDAGGRLKSVEIVYSDGSMLTPDMAPTHMPIDLNLIRRLLGLNLSESEVKECLERSRISVMKDNDGTKAVIPRYRVDIIHPVDLVEEVVIGYGVYNLTPKLPRGNIMGRFDEGLARLDRVRDVLTGFGLIEVMNFSLVSREVLYDKVGRRERRVLRVESPRTKEHEVLRDQLLPSLIFVASKNLHEEYPQRIFEVAKVCIPDDRKRSRVREEYHVAVLIAHAEANYSEAKSLLTAFVQQAFNKRVETKPVNHYMFTAGRVAEVIVDGKKLGYLGEVHPKVLNNFDLRVPAVAFELNLELLD from the coding sequence TTGGTTAAGGAGTGTGCCCATGTGCCTATAGTTACAATATATTACAATAGAATTCAAAAACTCCTCAAGCAGAACGTCCCGATCGATCGAGTGATCGAAGCACTACCGTACCTAGGTCTGGATTTGGAAGAAAAGGGTGAAGATTATGTGAAGGTGGAGTACAATCCGAATCGGCCCGACTTCTCAACGGACTACGGTATTGCACGTGCCTTGAACGGTCTCTTCGGCTTCGAGAAGGGTGCACCTATATACGATGTTGAGTATGAAGGTATCAAAGTATTCGTAGATGATTCTGTGAAGGGTATAAGGCCTTACATAGTTTCGCTCGTGGTAAAGGGGCTAAGTCTGGATGATGAGACCATTCGGCAGATGATAACGATGCAAGAGGATCTTCATGCGGGTATCGGTAGGAAGAGGAGGAAGGTTTCGATAGGTATTCACAATCTGGATGTCATTCACCCCCCTCTCACATATACTACTGTACCACCAGACTTCCGATTCGTACCATTGAACCATACGAAGCCTATGAGTATGGAGGAGGTCTTACGTGAGACAGATGTAGGGAGGGAGTATGGAGGCATAGTAGCTGGCTTTGATCGATACCCCATAATCATCGATGCGAGGGGCGAAGTCCTATCCTTCCCACCCATAATCAACGGAGAGCTCACACGGGTAACAACATTCACCAAGAATCTTCTCATAGATATCACCGGGACCGATCTGAAGGCTATGGAGAATAGCCTCGCCATACTCGCCGCCACCTTCCACGATGCTGGGGGTAGATTGAAATCGGTAGAGATCGTTTACAGTGATGGATCGATGCTCACACCAGATATGGCACCGACTCATATGCCCATCGATCTTAACCTCATACGTAGACTCCTCGGTCTGAACCTTTCCGAATCTGAAGTGAAAGAGTGTTTAGAAAGGTCACGAATTAGTGTGATGAAAGATAATGATGGTACGAAGGCCGTAATCCCTCGCTATAGAGTAGATATCATACACCCGGTCGATCTGGTCGAAGAGGTCGTAATCGGTTATGGTGTATACAATCTTACACCCAAACTTCCACGAGGAAATATAATGGGTAGGTTCGATGAAGGTCTCGCTAGGTTGGATAGAGTAAGGGATGTTCTGACCGGTTTCGGATTGATCGAGGTCATGAACTTTAGCCTGGTGAGTAGAGAAGTACTTTACGATAAAGTCGGAAGAAGGGAGAGGAGGGTTCTGCGGGTGGAGAGCCCTAGAACGAAGGAACACGAGGTACTAAGGGATCAACTCCTTCCTTCACTTATCTTCGTAGCTTCGAAGAATCTGCACGAAGAGTATCCACAACGCATCTTCGAAGTGGCCAAGGTCTGTATACCCGATGATAGAAAACGATCTAGAGTTAGAGAAGAGTATCATGTAGCCGTACTGATCGCACATGCGGAAGCCAACTACTCTGAGGCAAAATCGCTCCTTACAGCTTTTGTACAGCAGGCTTTCAATAAAAGGGTTGAGACGAAGCCAGTCAATCATTACATGTTCACAGCTGGAAGGGTCGCTGAAGTAATCGTCGATGGCAAAAAACTTGGATATTTAGGCGAGGTTCATCCTAAAGTGCTCAATAACTTCGACCTCCGCGTTCCAGCCGTCGCTTTTGAGTTAAATCTCGAGCTTCTTGACTAG
- a CDS encoding phenylalanine--tRNA ligase subunit alpha: MPVILHRLERSLLLTLFELGEATLERVASHSRLNIDQVRIAVEWLKSKGLIDIKSISRERVSLGEEGKKVLMNGLPERRLINALSKLGGRANFQELREAFPVSEQEFAASFGYAKEKGWIKISTKEGKALVELVSTPTITDEEVFLERLSKGDVFLDELSEEELKVLKVLVKRPNYLVQKPIKTVMLKLTPLGEKTVKSLRKRREIDALTPELLVSGKWKEYVLRPIDVVSPTPPIYPGKKHPVQRFIDEVREIFVSLGFEEVDGPLVQPCFWNFDALFTPQDHPAREMQDTFYLSKMRAKSIGDDRIVENVAKVHLNGGDTNSKGWGYRWSRELAENLVLRTHTTAVTVKYLADFRPSEARVFCVGRVFRNEKTTFKHLAEFHQIEGIVVGKNVTLRDLMGLLSCFYSRLGLKKVKFWPSYFPYTEPSLQSVVYIDRLGKWVELCGMGIFRPEVTLPLGVKNPVLAWGGGLERLVMLRYGIDDVRKLYENNLGWLRSVPMCL; this comes from the coding sequence TTGCCAGTAATCTTACATCGACTCGAAAGATCTCTCTTACTAACTCTATTCGAACTCGGCGAGGCTACATTGGAGAGAGTGGCTTCACACTCACGATTGAATATCGATCAGGTGAGGATAGCAGTAGAGTGGCTGAAATCGAAGGGGCTCATCGATATCAAATCTATTTCACGAGAAAGAGTATCGCTCGGTGAAGAGGGGAAGAAAGTTCTGATGAATGGTCTACCAGAGAGGCGCCTTATCAATGCCCTATCGAAGCTCGGTGGAAGGGCAAATTTTCAAGAGTTAAGAGAAGCATTCCCGGTGAGTGAACAGGAGTTCGCCGCTTCCTTCGGCTATGCAAAGGAGAAGGGGTGGATAAAGATTTCGACGAAGGAAGGAAAGGCACTCGTCGAATTGGTATCTACACCGACGATCACCGATGAAGAGGTATTTTTGGAGAGATTATCGAAGGGCGATGTATTCTTAGATGAACTTTCGGAAGAAGAGCTCAAGGTTTTGAAAGTATTGGTTAAAAGGCCCAATTACCTTGTTCAGAAGCCCATCAAGACGGTCATGTTAAAGCTTACTCCACTCGGTGAGAAGACGGTTAAGAGTTTGAGAAAGAGGCGTGAAATCGATGCCCTTACTCCAGAGCTTTTGGTCAGTGGTAAATGGAAGGAGTATGTTTTAAGACCTATCGATGTGGTATCCCCAACACCTCCCATCTACCCGGGTAAGAAGCATCCGGTTCAACGCTTCATCGATGAAGTACGTGAGATCTTCGTTTCTTTAGGGTTTGAAGAGGTCGATGGCCCGCTCGTCCAACCGTGCTTCTGGAACTTCGATGCCCTCTTTACACCTCAAGACCATCCAGCCCGAGAGATGCAAGATACCTTCTACCTCTCTAAAATGAGGGCGAAGAGTATCGGAGATGATAGAATCGTGGAGAATGTAGCCAAAGTCCATTTGAACGGTGGTGATACAAATTCGAAGGGTTGGGGTTATCGATGGAGCCGTGAGCTGGCTGAAAATCTCGTACTCAGAACTCATACTACGGCTGTAACTGTAAAGTATCTGGCCGACTTCAGACCGAGTGAGGCGAGGGTATTCTGTGTGGGTAGGGTCTTCAGGAATGAGAAGACGACCTTTAAACATCTGGCCGAATTCCATCAAATTGAGGGTATCGTGGTGGGCAAGAATGTAACATTGAGGGATTTGATGGGTCTATTAAGTTGCTTCTATTCCCGTTTGGGTTTAAAAAAGGTAAAGTTCTGGCCTTCATACTTCCCCTACACGGAGCCTTCATTACAATCCGTAGTTTATATAGATCGGCTGGGCAAATGGGTAGAGTTGTGTGGTATGGGTATCTTCCGTCCCGAAGTAACCCTGCCTTTGGGTGTAAAGAACCCCGTGTTAGCCTGGGGTGGGGGTCTGGAGAGGTTAGTAATGCTCCGGTATGGAATCGATGATGTGAGAAAGCTCTATGAAAATAACTTAGGTTGGTTAAGGAGTGTGCCCATGTGCCTATAG
- a CDS encoding tryptophan--tRNA ligase, whose product MVADEREFIVTPWEVKGKVDYERLVKEFGTELITDDLLKRIEKHTGELHYLLRRKVFFSHRDLDWILDRYEDGEKFFLYTGRGPSGHTHLGHLIPWIFTQHLQEKFDVELYFQMTDDEKFLHNPHMTLKESLGYTYDNALDVLACGFSPSKTFIFSNIEYAKTLYRISLEIAKHITFSTVKAVFGFENSTNIGMIFFPSMQAAPCFLPCVLKGKNIPCLIPAAIDQDPYWRGIARFVAPKLGYYKPAQIHSKFLPGLGKGGKMSASEPETAIFTTDPIEVAERKIMNAFTGGRATVEEQRLKGGDPDICPIYHYYYFLFEPDDKKLKEIYIACKSGQLLCGEDKARLASRVKEFLIEHQRKRKVAEKILDKVMLRD is encoded by the coding sequence ATGGTAGCTGATGAACGAGAGTTCATCGTTACACCCTGGGAGGTTAAGGGCAAGGTCGATTATGAGAGGTTGGTTAAAGAATTTGGGACAGAGCTGATTACAGATGATCTATTAAAGCGCATTGAGAAACATACTGGAGAGCTTCACTATCTTTTAAGAAGGAAGGTATTCTTCAGCCACAGAGACTTAGATTGGATTCTTGACAGGTATGAAGATGGTGAGAAGTTCTTCCTATACACCGGTAGAGGGCCATCGGGCCATACCCATTTGGGCCATCTGATCCCGTGGATATTCACTCAACACCTTCAAGAGAAGTTCGATGTCGAATTGTACTTTCAAATGACGGATGATGAAAAGTTTTTACATAACCCTCACATGACGTTAAAGGAGTCTTTGGGATATACTTACGATAATGCTCTAGATGTCTTAGCGTGTGGTTTTTCACCATCGAAGACCTTCATCTTCTCCAATATCGAATATGCAAAAACGCTATACCGAATTTCATTGGAGATTGCAAAGCACATCACCTTCTCTACTGTAAAGGCTGTTTTCGGATTTGAAAATAGTACGAATATCGGTATGATCTTCTTCCCATCTATGCAGGCCGCACCCTGCTTCTTACCCTGCGTCTTAAAAGGTAAGAATATACCATGTTTAATCCCAGCGGCGATCGATCAGGATCCTTACTGGAGGGGGATTGCGAGATTCGTCGCTCCAAAGCTCGGTTACTATAAACCCGCCCAGATTCATTCAAAATTCCTCCCGGGCCTTGGTAAGGGTGGGAAGATGAGTGCGAGTGAGCCCGAGACCGCGATCTTTACCACAGATCCCATCGAAGTGGCCGAGAGGAAGATTATGAATGCTTTCACAGGCGGTAGGGCTACTGTAGAGGAGCAAAGATTGAAGGGTGGTGATCCCGATATCTGCCCAATCTATCACTACTACTACTTTTTATTCGAGCCCGACGATAAGAAGTTGAAAGAGATTTATATTGCATGTAAGTCTGGCCAGCTCCTATGTGGGGAGGATAAAGCGAGGTTGGCGAGTAGAGTAAAGGAATTTCTCATCGAACATCAGAGGAAGAGAAAAGTAGCGGAGAAGATCCTCGATAAAGTTATGCTTCGAGATTGA
- a CDS encoding phosphopantetheine adenylyltransferase yields the protein MSHRFEVVAVGGVFDRIHKGHRALLTKAFEVGRSVLIGLVSDEFATNVEGKILEHSYEERLMNLKRFLEKSFPNRDYKVSRLDDYFGPEIFTEEVEAIVVSEETVSRVGLANELRIKKGLKPLEVIVVKMVLAEDGRPISTTRIRRGEIDEEGRVILNQSI from the coding sequence ATGAGTCATCGATTCGAGGTCGTAGCTGTGGGAGGGGTTTTTGACCGCATTCACAAAGGCCATAGAGCCCTACTTACAAAAGCCTTCGAGGTCGGTAGATCTGTTTTAATAGGGCTCGTATCGGATGAGTTTGCTACCAATGTTGAAGGTAAGATCCTTGAACATAGTTATGAGGAGAGGTTGATGAATCTTAAAAGGTTCTTGGAAAAGTCCTTTCCGAATAGGGATTATAAAGTATCCCGGTTGGACGATTACTTCGGTCCAGAGATATTCACGGAAGAAGTTGAGGCGATCGTGGTTAGCGAAGAGACGGTAAGTAGGGTCGGTTTGGCCAACGAATTGAGAATAAAGAAGGGTTTAAAGCCCCTAGAAGTTATCGTTGTGAAGATGGTCTTGGCCGAGGATGGTAGACCGATATCCACTACCCGTATTAGGCGTGGCGAGATCGATGAAGAAGGCAGGGTCATCCTCAATCAAAGTATCTAA
- the map gene encoding type II methionyl aminopeptidase, translating into MNIPLKEEQIKAGRIAAEVRNEVKKRVYVGMRLLDLCELVERMIKDRGGEPAFPCNVCVNHVAAHYTPTIDDESIIQDGDVVKIDIGAHIQGHIADTATTVSFNPKFDGMVQAVEEVLQEVIKVARAGVRVGELGRIVAEGAHKRGFKPISNLSGHSIEPYKIHAGLSIPNVWVPSSSSLKLGSIYAIEPFLTTMDGAGVVVNGSTTNIYSLITRKKTDDKELNAFIDTIWAKWRTLPFTPRYFKDTVNKKDLDSMLSRLVKMKILRAYPILIEANGRCVVQAEHTIMPMEGGVIILTQ; encoded by the coding sequence ATGAATATACCTTTAAAAGAAGAGCAGATCAAGGCCGGTCGAATCGCGGCGGAAGTGAGGAATGAGGTAAAGAAGAGAGTATACGTTGGGATGAGGCTTTTAGATTTATGTGAACTTGTGGAGAGGATGATCAAAGATAGGGGTGGTGAGCCGGCCTTCCCCTGCAACGTATGTGTGAATCACGTGGCTGCACATTATACACCAACCATCGATGATGAAAGTATCATTCAAGATGGTGATGTTGTGAAGATCGATATCGGTGCACATATTCAAGGCCACATCGCAGATACGGCCACTACGGTATCTTTTAATCCAAAGTTCGATGGTATGGTTCAGGCTGTGGAAGAGGTTTTACAAGAGGTGATCAAAGTGGCGAGGGCAGGAGTTCGTGTGGGAGAGTTGGGAAGGATCGTGGCTGAAGGTGCGCATAAAAGGGGCTTTAAGCCTATATCAAATCTTAGTGGCCATTCGATCGAGCCATATAAAATCCATGCAGGTCTATCGATACCGAATGTGTGGGTACCGAGTAGCTCAAGTTTAAAGCTCGGTTCAATATATGCGATCGAACCTTTTCTAACGACGATGGATGGAGCAGGTGTTGTGGTCAATGGAAGTACCACCAATATTTATAGCCTTATAACGAGGAAGAAGACAGACGATAAAGAGTTGAATGCATTCATAGATACGATATGGGCCAAATGGAGAACATTACCATTCACACCAAGATACTTTAAAGATACAGTTAATAAGAAGGATCTAGATTCGATGTTGAGCAGACTTGTAAAAATGAAGATCTTGAGGGCTTATCCGATACTCATAGAAGCCAACGGAAGGTGTGTGGTTCAGGCTGAGCACACGATAATGCCCATGGAGGGTGGGGTTATAATCCTCACTCAGTAG